Proteins encoded in a region of the Polynucleobacter antarcticus genome:
- a CDS encoding type II toxin-antitoxin system HipA family toxin, producing the protein MANLNLEVWIDAGFIAKEPVKVGYLKHDRGNVRFHYDDTWLSHPHRFDIDPDLSLDKAAFHPNPAQGNFGVFLDSSPDRWGQTLMKRRESMEAKDEGRQARTLYAWDYLIGVQDQTRQGALRFKYSGGDVFLASHALSAPPVAQLAELENIARQLSDKKLDDLDNLRRWLRVLVAPGASLGGARPKANFTEHDGSLWIAKFPAKDDDRDIGAWEMLAHMLAIRAKIQMMPAKLLRLGSDYRTFAVKRFDRIDGQRIHYASAMTMLKQAASDDASYLDIAQFILTRGARGSIKDDLAQLFRRVIFNVAISNRDDHLRNHGFVLSPDGWRLSPAFDLNPNIDKAEHVLNLDMGDNRPSLESVITTAPYYELSTDQAALIVDEVLKVTRQWEDVAKHLTLPRGEVELMRAVFLT; encoded by the coding sequence ATGGCTAATCTGAATTTAGAAGTTTGGATTGATGCGGGCTTCATTGCGAAGGAGCCTGTCAAGGTCGGCTATCTAAAGCATGACCGGGGCAATGTCCGCTTTCATTATGACGATACCTGGCTATCACACCCACACCGTTTTGATATAGACCCTGATTTATCGTTAGATAAGGCTGCCTTTCATCCCAATCCAGCGCAAGGTAATTTTGGCGTTTTTCTAGACTCTTCGCCCGATCGTTGGGGACAAACCTTAATGAAACGCAGAGAGTCCATGGAGGCAAAAGACGAAGGGCGTCAGGCTCGCACGCTCTATGCATGGGACTATTTGATTGGAGTCCAAGACCAAACGAGGCAGGGTGCACTACGATTTAAATATTCTGGTGGTGATGTATTTTTAGCTTCGCATGCCTTATCCGCCCCTCCCGTAGCTCAACTAGCGGAGCTAGAAAATATCGCCCGGCAGCTAAGCGATAAAAAGCTAGATGACTTAGATAATCTGAGGAGATGGCTTAGAGTTTTGGTTGCCCCCGGAGCATCTTTAGGTGGCGCGAGACCAAAAGCCAACTTCACGGAGCATGATGGATCACTTTGGATTGCTAAATTTCCGGCAAAAGACGATGACCGGGACATTGGTGCTTGGGAAATGTTGGCTCATATGCTCGCAATACGCGCCAAAATTCAAATGATGCCAGCAAAGTTACTTCGGCTAGGCAGCGACTATAGAACCTTTGCTGTGAAGCGCTTTGATCGCATTGACGGCCAGCGGATTCATTATGCCTCGGCTATGACAATGCTTAAACAGGCGGCTAGTGATGATGCGAGCTACCTTGACATCGCTCAGTTCATCCTGACCAGAGGTGCAAGAGGTTCGATTAAGGATGATTTAGCGCAATTATTTCGTAGAGTGATTTTTAATGTGGCTATTAGCAATCGAGATGATCACTTAAGAAATCATGGTTTTGTTTTGTCACCAGATGGCTGGCGCCTCTCTCCCGCTTTTGATTTGAATCCAAATATTGATAAAGCAGAGCATGTCCTCAACTTAGACATGGGTGACAACCGCCCCTCCTTGGAAAGTGTCATTACTACAGCTCCATATTACGAATTAAGTACAGATCAAGCGGCTCTGATTGTGGATGAGGTTTTAAAGGTCACTCGCCAATGGGAAGATGTGGCAAAGCATCTAACCCTCCCAAGAGGCGAAGTAGAGCTCATGAGAGCCGTTTTTTTAACTTAA
- a CDS encoding helix-turn-helix domain-containing protein, with amino-acid sequence MPSKPQPIFPSEQKILANLGERIRLARLRRGISADALAERSSISRMTLHRAEKGFPAVAIGTYLRIMAALQLQDDFNFLAKDDLLGRRLQDLALSKARGQDG; translated from the coding sequence ATGCCTAGTAAACCTCAGCCCATCTTTCCTTCTGAGCAAAAGATCCTCGCCAATCTAGGAGAGCGGATTAGGCTTGCTCGTTTGCGTCGTGGCATCTCAGCAGATGCTCTAGCTGAGCGATCTTCTATTTCTCGCATGACATTGCATCGCGCAGAAAAAGGGTTTCCTGCGGTGGCCATTGGAACCTATCTCAGAATCATGGCAGCACTGCAACTTCAAGATGACTTTAATTTTCTTGCCAAAGATGATTTGCTTGGACGTCGTCTACAGGATTTAGCTCTGTCAAAAGCAAGGGGGCAGGATGGCTAA
- the pyrR gene encoding bifunctional pyr operon transcriptional regulator/uracil phosphoribosyltransferase PyrR — translation MDAELLYKKLLAHLRSALAANPAIEIAGLAIGGAWIAERLAHDVGLKHHGVINVAFHRDDYAEKGLAAMRSAESMATHLPFEVNGAHIVVIDDVLLTGRTVRAALNELFDFGRPASVELMVLADRSKRELPIAASFVGEQVNVPDHQIMALEQDEQSHFRFVLEERTA, via the coding sequence ATGGATGCCGAGTTACTGTACAAAAAGCTACTAGCCCATCTTCGCAGCGCATTGGCTGCTAACCCGGCAATCGAGATCGCAGGCTTGGCGATTGGAGGGGCTTGGATTGCAGAGCGTCTGGCTCATGATGTAGGTTTAAAGCACCATGGTGTGATTAATGTAGCCTTTCATCGGGACGACTATGCTGAAAAAGGCTTGGCAGCAATGCGCTCAGCCGAAAGCATGGCAACTCACTTACCTTTTGAAGTTAATGGTGCGCACATCGTGGTGATTGATGATGTGCTGCTCACGGGCAGAACCGTGCGCGCCGCTTTAAATGAGCTCTTTGATTTTGGGAGGCCTGCTAGTGTTGAACTGATGGTCTTAGCGGATCGCAGTAAGCGAGAATTACCCATTGCAGCCAGCTTTGTGGGCGAACAGGTAAATGTGCCAGATCACCAGATAATGGCACTAGAGCAAGATGAGCAGAGTCACTTTCGTTTTGTTCTAGAGGAGCGTACAGCATGA
- a CDS encoding aspartate carbamoyltransferase catalytic subunit has translation MSTENSFVNQFNAAGELTHLLTLEGLLKEQIVHILDTAQQFVSVTDPAREVKKVPLLRGKSVFNLFFENSTRTRTTFEIAAKRLSADVINLDISTSSTAKGESLIDTIDNLIAMQADIFVVRHSVSRAPIEIANHVPPYVHVINAGDGSHQHPTQGLLDMYTMRHFKQDFTKLKVAIVGDIVHSRVAKSNIHALTALGCTDIRVIGPESLLPNDLDMLGVKVFHSMEEGLRGVDVVMTLRIQKERMEAGKVPEGAAFFAQFGLTPERLALAKPDAIVMHPGPMNRGVEIDSKVADGAQSVILKQVTFGIAVRMAVMSIVAGN, from the coding sequence ATGAGTACAGAAAATTCCTTTGTGAATCAATTTAATGCGGCAGGTGAGTTAACACACCTTCTTACCTTAGAAGGTTTACTCAAAGAGCAGATTGTGCATATTTTGGATACGGCGCAGCAGTTTGTCAGCGTGACCGACCCTGCTAGGGAAGTAAAAAAAGTACCACTCCTTAGGGGTAAGAGTGTCTTTAATCTCTTCTTTGAAAACTCTACCCGTACACGCACCACTTTTGAGATCGCGGCTAAGCGCTTATCCGCAGATGTGATTAATTTAGATATCTCCACCTCATCGACTGCTAAAGGTGAGAGTCTGATTGATACGATTGATAACTTGATTGCCATGCAGGCCGATATCTTTGTGGTGCGCCACAGTGTATCTAGAGCGCCTATTGAGATTGCCAATCATGTTCCGCCATATGTGCATGTGATTAATGCGGGTGATGGCAGTCATCAACACCCTACGCAAGGTTTACTGGATATGTACACCATGCGGCACTTCAAGCAAGACTTTACGAAACTCAAGGTAGCGATTGTGGGGGACATTGTGCATAGCCGAGTAGCCAAGTCTAATATCCATGCACTTACTGCTTTGGGTTGTACGGACATACGCGTCATTGGCCCCGAGAGCTTATTGCCTAATGATTTAGACATGTTGGGGGTGAAAGTCTTTCACAGTATGGAAGAAGGTTTACGTGGTGTAGATGTCGTGATGACCCTACGTATTCAGAAAGAACGTATGGAAGCCGGTAAGGTGCCCGAGGGAGCGGCTTTCTTTGCCCAGTTTGGTCTGACACCAGAGCGCCTAGCCTTAGCCAAGCCCGATGCGATTGTGATGCACCCCGGCCCCATGAATCGGGGAGTAGAGATTGATTCCAAAGTCGCCGATGGTGCGCAATCGGTCATTCTGAAACAAGTCACTTTCGGGATTGCTGTGCGTATGGCAGTGATGTCTATTGTGGCTGGTAACTAA
- a CDS encoding glycosyltransferase gives MPQPMQQPEQQPIQKKHWLILSHGFNMDGRAASQTITDKIPYFLEAGVKPMVFSSITGIQDQHIAHRQFLAWGPAAFRFDFRHWVANQYGRGWFYKLTTRSVSFLLVPFIALEKLFLGYSSQWSWAMPAYVHGLKEIRNNNVDLIYSTGGAWSAHLAALWLKKKTGLPWIAEIHDPLVIRKSPQDQGFDKPINRDARFRQYLEKQLCKYADLVWWFTDGAVHYAKVRNPNLNEPGNTVAMMVIPGAMPPLQQTKEEKNVEKHSTEEQSADKQSAEKIVQAHQYSNKLHLCHFGSLAKDRSLSTILKAVNHLTQHHPKARGQIQIHAYGAPLDELSKDAINECSQNGIDDLLIAHGRLEKDSLTGKSGRERVMQAMQAADVLILLHGTDEWCAEYIPSKFYEYLWTGRPIWALSHRNPQLDAMLEERGAYISHAESEAEVNRALERIWLDWRNQQLIEPKWMPIGVDQAAQCILDKVHDINQIHSLVMNR, from the coding sequence ATGCCACAACCAATGCAACAACCAGAACAACAACCAATACAAAAAAAACACTGGTTGATTTTGTCGCATGGTTTTAATATGGATGGCAGGGCAGCAAGCCAAACCATTACCGACAAAATTCCTTATTTTCTTGAGGCGGGCGTGAAGCCCATGGTGTTCAGTTCGATCACAGGCATCCAAGATCAGCACATTGCCCATCGGCAATTTTTAGCCTGGGGGCCAGCAGCCTTCCGGTTTGACTTTCGGCATTGGGTCGCCAATCAATATGGGCGAGGGTGGTTTTATAAACTGACAACCCGATCCGTATCCTTTCTGCTGGTACCCTTTATCGCTTTAGAAAAACTCTTTCTTGGTTACTCCAGTCAGTGGTCTTGGGCTATGCCTGCCTATGTGCATGGCTTAAAAGAAATCCGTAATAACAATGTGGATTTAATCTATTCCACTGGTGGGGCTTGGTCTGCACACTTAGCCGCTTTATGGCTTAAGAAAAAAACAGGTCTACCTTGGATCGCAGAAATTCATGATCCGTTAGTCATACGAAAGAGCCCACAAGATCAAGGTTTTGATAAGCCTATAAATCGCGATGCGCGCTTTAGGCAGTATTTAGAAAAGCAGCTTTGTAAATATGCAGATCTAGTGTGGTGGTTTACCGATGGGGCGGTGCACTACGCCAAGGTACGTAATCCAAATTTAAATGAACCCGGTAATACAGTGGCCATGATGGTGATACCGGGGGCAATGCCACCACTGCAGCAGACTAAAGAAGAGAAAAACGTAGAAAAGCACAGTACAGAAGAGCAAAGTGCAGATAAGCAAAGCGCAGAAAAAATAGTCCAAGCCCACCAATACAGTAACAAATTGCATTTATGCCACTTTGGTTCACTTGCCAAAGACAGATCGCTCTCGACGATTCTGAAAGCAGTAAATCACTTAACTCAACATCATCCTAAGGCTAGAGGCCAGATACAGATACATGCGTATGGCGCACCACTAGATGAGCTGAGTAAAGACGCAATTAATGAATGTAGCCAAAATGGCATTGATGATCTGCTGATCGCACATGGTAGGCTAGAGAAAGATTCCCTTACTGGTAAAAGTGGGCGCGAGCGAGTCATGCAAGCAATGCAAGCAGCCGATGTGCTGATCTTGTTACACGGAACGGATGAATGGTGCGCAGAGTACATTCCGTCGAAGTTTTATGAGTATCTCTGGACAGGCAGACCTATTTGGGCCTTAAGTCATCGTAACCCTCAGTTAGATGCCATGCTAGAGGAGCGGGGGGCTTATATAAGCCATGCTGAGAGCGAAGCCGAGGTCAACCGTGCCTTAGAGCGTATTTGGCTTGATTGGCGTAATCAGCAACTCATAGAGCCCAAGTGGATGCCAATTGGGGTAGATCAGGCAGCCCAATGCATTCTTGATAAAGTACATGACATCAACCAAATACACTCCTTAGTGATGAATCGATAA
- a CDS encoding DUF6492 family protein, producing MLNIVLYCCTFRKDLLRTVKLAQSIRKHNKGSIPFYISVPSDDVDLFTSHLVGLDVLVFDERDIFNANPKLDIDKLYQIRGGLRQQVIKSEFWRLGIAENYLVLDSDCVFIRDFNESDFIVQDDVPYSVIHEGRDMLQSTERFGPQKIRQHFLADREPIQAVLGRKGITYDFGYAPFLWSRKVWESLDTNYLTPNNMNFMDAILLCGSEFTWYGESLTTYRAIPIYPREQLFRHYHYEHQLWADQILGYSEKILAHDYLGVVYQSNWESWGDYGPSSKSIPSRVWRSIKRVLKKTQFKLSLLLRFI from the coding sequence ATGCTCAATATTGTTTTGTATTGCTGCACCTTTCGTAAAGACTTACTCAGAACAGTCAAGCTGGCCCAGAGTATTCGTAAGCACAATAAGGGCAGTATCCCGTTTTATATTTCAGTGCCTAGTGATGATGTGGATTTATTTACCTCGCACTTAGTAGGGCTTGATGTATTGGTATTTGACGAGCGAGATATTTTCAATGCCAATCCTAAGTTGGATATCGATAAGTTGTATCAAATCCGCGGAGGCTTAAGGCAACAGGTCATCAAATCTGAGTTTTGGAGGCTTGGGATAGCAGAGAACTATTTGGTCTTAGACTCAGATTGTGTGTTCATCCGAGACTTTAATGAAAGTGATTTTATTGTTCAAGATGATGTACCTTATTCGGTAATTCATGAGGGGCGCGATATGCTGCAGTCGACCGAGCGTTTTGGCCCTCAGAAAATCCGCCAGCACTTTTTAGCAGACCGCGAACCTATTCAAGCGGTATTGGGGCGCAAGGGCATTACTTATGATTTTGGTTATGCCCCATTTTTGTGGAGTAGGAAGGTCTGGGAGTCTCTTGATACAAACTACCTGACTCCCAATAATATGAATTTCATGGACGCAATACTACTTTGCGGCTCAGAGTTCACTTGGTATGGTGAATCTTTAACTACCTATCGTGCGATTCCGATTTATCCGCGTGAGCAATTGTTTCGGCATTATCACTATGAGCATCAATTGTGGGCTGACCAGATTCTAGGATATTCCGAGAAGATATTGGCACACGATTACTTAGGTGTGGTCTATCAGTCCAATTGGGAAAGCTGGGGCGACTATGGTCCATCAAGCAAGAGCATCCCATCGCGGGTTTGGCGCTCTATAAAGCGGGTGCTTAAAAAGACCCAATTTAAGCTGTCTTTGCTTCTCCGATTTATTTGA
- a CDS encoding DUF5672 family protein produces the protein MLHLPTVTLLCVETRDPELAHWAIEKCLVGTQFAKIVLVTNLDLVKERKAGINYVQAPPIRTTKDYSEFLLTGLDQYVVGSHVLIIQWDSFITNPALWSNAFLDYDYIGPVWPHHPATPVGNGGFSLRSIKLLNAMKLPQFMKRHPEDVCICIDNKAFLENDCQIQFAPVEIAEQFAVERTPWHDAFGFHGFFNFGKMLGDDELGQFLDMLPSEYLGGLDTYDLLQSLQLDQRTQLADKIIHKLQFRWKMRRRYLRAKLSLKLF, from the coding sequence ATGCTCCATTTACCTACGGTCACTCTGCTTTGCGTTGAAACACGCGATCCTGAGCTAGCGCACTGGGCTATTGAAAAGTGTCTTGTTGGTACGCAGTTTGCAAAGATTGTCTTGGTAACAAACTTGGATTTAGTCAAAGAGCGCAAAGCAGGAATTAACTATGTGCAAGCACCACCCATTCGAACTACCAAAGACTATTCAGAGTTTTTGCTAACGGGTTTAGATCAGTATGTTGTAGGAAGCCATGTACTCATCATTCAGTGGGATAGCTTTATTACCAACCCCGCTTTATGGAGCAATGCATTCCTAGACTACGACTACATTGGACCGGTCTGGCCCCATCATCCCGCAACGCCAGTCGGTAATGGCGGTTTCTCATTGCGCTCCATTAAGTTGTTAAATGCCATGAAGCTGCCACAATTTATGAAAAGGCATCCTGAGGATGTTTGTATCTGCATTGACAATAAGGCGTTCTTAGAAAATGACTGCCAAATCCAGTTTGCACCGGTAGAGATTGCTGAGCAATTTGCAGTAGAGCGAACCCCGTGGCACGATGCCTTTGGTTTCCATGGGTTTTTTAACTTTGGCAAGATGTTGGGCGATGATGAATTAGGACAATTTCTAGACATGCTGCCCTCTGAGTACTTGGGGGGCTTAGATACCTATGACCTATTGCAAAGCCTTCAACTGGATCAAAGAACGCAATTAGCCGACAAAATCATTCATAAATTGCAGTTTAGATGGAAAATGCGAAGAAGATACCTTCGTGCCAAGTTATCTCTCAAGCTTTTCTAG